The following proteins come from a genomic window of Scylla paramamosain isolate STU-SP2022 chromosome 46, ASM3559412v1, whole genome shotgun sequence:
- the LOC135094597 gene encoding transmembrane protein 185A-like → MNLQSMFRDFNPGKFIVWVCVATFTALLSLRLDGELDWSYWVVFSPIWLWKGLVVLGALVGNIVWWRNPHYRLEGQSYIQYRALLISLGLHLFLLMFEVLVADKLENHRHAWVSVFAPLVLISIVSIAACIWAVKHDRSFELELFCSVNLLQFIFIALRLDEYLHWPWEIVFVPAWILLCVSVVAVLYSIIFAGLLLRMPDVNPDRRRTSMNSAIGYTCLVAPLLIFLITLASKLNGNTSATYTSVVSPLYISYATLLLMSFTTKRANQWWFGLRKDLCQFLLGVCPLLQEYANISYSIPHLEDSRTGLQQPPTDPGVLTNEKRDVVASSRRLEHRVVVPALSLEVPD, encoded by the exons ATGAATCTGCAATCAATGTTTCGAGACTTCAATCCTGG TAAGTTCatcgtgtgggtgtgtgtggcgacCTTCACGGCTCTGCTCTCCTTGCGGCTGGATGGGGAGCTGGACTGGAGTTACTGGGTGGTGTTCTCCCCCATCTGGCTGTGGAAGGGCCTGGTGGTGCTCGGTGCTCTGGTCGGCAACATTGTGTGGTGGAGGAACCCTCACTAcag ACTAGAGGGGCAATCTTACATCCAATACCGGGCACTCCTGATTTCTCTTGGCCTCCATCTGTTCCTGCTAATGTTTGAAGTCCTAGTGGCTGACAAGCTGGAGAACCACCGTCATGCCTGGGTGTCTGTGTTCGCGCCCCTTGTCCTCATCTCCATCGTCTCCATTGCTGCCTGTATCTGGGCTGTCAAGCATGATAGGTCTTTTGAG CTTGAACTGTTCTGCTCGGTCAACTTGCTGCAGTTCATCTTCATCGCGCTGCGTTTGGACGAGTACCTTCACTGGCCTTGGGAGATCGTGTTTGTGCCGGCCTGGATcctcctctgtgtgtctgtggtcGCCGTGCTTTACTCCATCATCTTCGCAGGACTTCTCTTAAGGATGCCCGACGTGAACCCTGACAGGCGCCGCACGTCCATGAACTCCGCGATAGGATACACATGTCTTGTCGCGCCCCTCTTGATTTTCCTGATTACCTTGGCCAGTAAATTGAATGGGAATACATCAGCGACTTATACATCTGTGGTGTCTCCACTGTATATTTCCTACGCCACTTTGCTGCTCATGTCCTTTACCACCAAGCGCGCCAACCAGT GGTGGTTCGGACTGCGCAAGGACCTCTGCCAGTTCCTCCTCGGGGTGTGTCCTCTGCTGCAGGAGTACGCCAACATATCCTACAGCATCCCACACCTTGAGGACTCCCGCACAGGACTCCAACAGCCCCCCACTGACCCTGGCGTGCTAACCAATGAGAAGAGAGATGTGGTGGCATCCTCTCGGCGCCTTGAGCATAGAGTGGTAGTGCCGGCTCTCAGTCTCGAGGTGCCAGATTAG
- the LOC135094598 gene encoding adenosine 5'-monophosphoramidase HINT1-like: MVLIKISISWRQAGRQTDAARQQLPQSLAMSEVEKAAAASPGGDTIFGKILRKEIPADFIYEDEQCVAFRDVSPQAPTHFLVIPRKPLATLSDAGDEDEQLLGHLMLVARRVAKEQGLDKGFRLVVNNGQEGAQSVYHLHLHVLGGRQMQWPPG; the protein is encoded by the exons ATGGTACTGATCAAGATTAGCATCAGCTGGcgccaggcaggcaggcagacggaCGCAGCGCGGCAGCAACTACCGCAGTCCCTCGCCATGTCTGAGGTGGAGAAGGCAGCTGCCGCCTCGCCTGGCGGTGACACTATTTTTGGCAAGATCCTCAGGAAGGAAATACCTGCTGACTTCATCTACGAGGACGAGCAG TGTGTGGCATTCCGTGATGTGTCCCCCCAGGCACCCACGCACTTCCTGGTGATTCCCCGGAAGCCGCTGGCCACACTCTCTGATGCCGGAGATGAGGatgagcag ctgcTGGGACACCTGATGCTCGTGGCACGCAGGGTAGCCAAGGAGCAAGGGCTGGACAAAGGATTCAGACTGGTGGTGAATAATGGGCAAGAGGGAGCTCAGAGTGTCTACCACCTACACCTGCATGTCCTCGGTGGCCGCCAGATGCAATGGCCCCCTGGTTAA